The sequence below is a genomic window from Coffea arabica cultivar ET-39 chromosome 8e, Coffea Arabica ET-39 HiFi, whole genome shotgun sequence.
ATAGGTGTCCAACttgtgaaataataaaattctattcaaaaaaaatatattattgaGTATAGTGGTAAGTAGGATCGTTTCTACAGGAATTAGGAGAAATTAGCTTCCTTCCAAGTAAGAATTAAATGGGGGtttggaaaattaaaataaataatcaacGTAAGCAAAAACAATTAACCGGatagaaattaaatttaaatcaatAATAAGCAAGCTCTAGCCAAGGAGAAAACTTCGGAAGTGGTTAACACAACTGCTCATCAATGataatttcatttattcattaatAAATAAGATAATTACCAAACAGACGATGACAATTAGCTTTTCCTTATTGTGCTGGTAGTTAAGGTACATCTGTTAACCGTTTTCCTAATCaaaaaataatcctaggtacgattATAGAATTTAATTTTCTGAGTGCATTAAAAACTAGAGAAACCCTGTTCTAATCAATAAATATGCTATGAGGGTTTATTTAGATTATATTATATGTTTCCCTAATATGAAATCAATCACGCCAATTACcaataatttaaaataattaaataattacgaaTTTAACTATCTTAATTGGCATTAGATTGTTAAGTTGAATTAAATATTGGACCATTGATATTCAAACAACAATGAGAAATTAAATCAGGAAACATACAAATATTaacgaataaaagaaataaataaataaaattcaatttcATAGTTGTAGTTGAACCAAATCCTTCGTTACCTtgactaaaaaaagaaaattaattgctCTTGATTGAGAAGAGTCCACGCAATTTCCTTGATGAAAGTTGCATACACCGTTTGTctattaaaaaaacaaaagaaaagagaagttcGTCTCCTTTTTATTGCGAAGACCAATAGCCAACTAAAAGCCAGAGGGAGACGTCCTAatcctttttttgtttctacTTATCAATCTCCTAAAAAGAGATTGATCCCTACTCCTCCTAGGAAAAGTACATAACTCTTTCCTAACTAGATAGCGATACAAATTGATAAGAGTAAGAGTCTGCCCACTCTAGCCAAGCACCCAATTAGAAGTTGATTTGAAATAGGAAACTCCTTTGTCGATTAGGATCTTGAACTTCCGGACTTAGATACTTGACTTAGGCGTGCTCACGCTGATCAGGTCAGGAGTCCTCTGCTGAAAAGTTTCTTCACGACCCCTTTTTACTCTTTTTCGCTCCAAAGTTCTACAATCAATATCAATTACCAAACTTAAGTAGAATCAATTCAATAATGTAATATTTAGCCAaaattacaaaagaatatttacaaTTTCGCTAGCTAATATGCACCCTATAAAAAATGAACAGATTTTTTTGCAGCATTAATTAGTATGTATGTTCTAAAACTAATCTACTTTCAGGGATTTGTTTTGTACTCTTATATTAGTGCATTCATATGAATGACatctttattattttgattACGCATGTCTTACATTTGAATAATAATGTCTTTAGAGTAAATCTAATTGATGAAATCAAAGAAGTTATGATGATGAGATTTAATCAATTACTATTAAggtttatttttaaatatttttagttATAGTATTTACAAGATAGGACATCGTTAATATGATCATAGATTATCATATATTAAGTCTCTTATATAAGTAGTAAATCTCATCTACTATTATGTGTAACATCTAAATGATTAAGATAAGGATTAGAGGACTTAGGAGAAGGAAAACCTTTCATTCTAAGTAGTTTCACAATCAAATTactcttaaaaaaaattgtgaacTTTTCCCTCTAATTTTGCTACTATGCACTCCCATATTTTAGCATTGTCTCCTGCATTTTCATGCTCATTCTCCATTAATTTAATTCACCAAGGTAGCCCGGGTATAATCTCCAACGAATGATGACATATTTGTTCATCTATCCATTTACATCCAGACTTTAAATAATAGTACATGCAGAGGCCCCGTCCTGGGCCtggacacgtggcagcccaggaaTGGCAGAGCTGGGCTTGGACCCCAGGCCCCTGACAGCTGTCCTGGGACACGCCGCCACTAGGGCTCCGAAAGGCTCCAAGGAACAATCCCGCAGAGGGCGGGGAGAATCCCCCTTAGCGCGGGATTGAGGCTATACCGGGTAAgtcccgaaacgtacggaggtcggatTCTCGAGCATGTATAAATGGTAACGCACACCAACTACATGAGGTACGCTCACTATTCGCCAATTACTCCCGACTGTTTCATTTCCCGTGAATCtcactcaccggaaaactaacttgaccgtcggagtgccccCGGGGACCACCTCGGGGCTcccctgttagtcaccctagagactacttcttgtttgttttgtaggGCTGGGATACGTTCCTCTCATCAGCACGCCGAGCTCATCAGAtcagctcggtccggggaaGTTCAGCGCTTCTTCAGTACTCAAACAACAATTACTACTAATTATTTGAGTACATTCAAATCTAACTCCTCCATTACCTCAAGAAGTGTGCACTCAGCATATCTTCGACCAAGATTCCATGGAGCCCACAATGTTCTCACAATCCTATTCAACTCACAGTCAACCATTGAAGGTATTAGATTCGATCTTGGGTTCTTCTCCTTTGTTCTTTTACCTTGCAGCTCCAACAATGAAAAGGCTCTAATTTTAGAGGGATTCGGTGAAAGAGATAGTACTTATCTCCTTTTAATTATAGTCTAGATCTGTCTACAAGATGgttggacaaaaatgcccttttgaTTTCAAGAGCATTAATGACTATACCAGTGCAAATACTTAAAGTGTATACTTTTTTATGTTCAGGGAGtactttaaaataaaatttagattATGGGCCAAAACTTGACAAGGAGGATAGTTTAAGGACTCCCTAGGTACTTTAATCTACTGAAAATTAATTGGAGGAGAGTTAAATATAGAAATGGATAAAACTCTAGTAATCCATTGACCCATTAATTCTGTTCAACTAGGCATACCAAATAGGAGAAAGAAAATgattaattaaaacaagaacttacacacacacacacacatatatatatatgtatgcaaATTAATTTTGTATCTTAAGTTATCAATTTTAGGTTTTGGATTTACGGAGGAATTAATTATGTTCTGGTACCAAAATTGGGTGGGTACAACTTAATGGGTAGTGGCCAGTGGGTCAAAAAATGGCCTAATCGGGTTCCAAAGTGTTGTATGCTTGAGATCCCTATAGAATTCAAGTTAGTAAAGGACTCCAGGACTATAGTCTCCAGCCCAATCAGGACCATCCTAGAACAAATTCAATCCAAAGTGTAAGAGTTCATTCTTCTTAGTTTTGACAGGTTAAGTGCCCTAATTTAATTTCTAAAacaattcttgtttctttttctgttgcaattattatatttttgttaTATGCCCCGTGATACATCTAAATGGCATACTTTTTGTAAAGCAAGATTGGTCAGTCAGTTGAGAGTGGAAAAATTTTATGAGATATATAATTCAGGTGAAAGTCTTCCAGATTTGGTAAGTTCAAGGCTACAATATCTGTTTTTTTTCGTTAAGGGAAGCAGAACTTCTCCTCCTTGTTTTACCCTTCCAAAATCACATGGGCCTCTATTACAGCattttgtagaagtttcttggttttcttgcGCAATTTCACAGAAACTCAAGGGTGAACTCAATTaccataaaagaaaaagatctcAATTTCCAAGAAATATCCCCAAAAAACAATAATTCAACCAATATAAATTATATTTTCtcagaaaagaaaatttgaaagttaCTTTCGTATAATTCATAATCCAACTTGAATTGTTATTGCAATGTGAAAGAAAAATTAAGGATGCTAACAAGGAATATTGGCAAGGAGAGCAGTATCATGGTACTTGCGTCTTCAAGACTTCTCTCAAGGCTATATTTGTTCTGCTATAAACCCCATCAAGCACAAGTTTGAGCCGATTTGGTAGTTAGAATTAAGGCGATGTCTTGATTTGTTTATTTAACATAAAATTTCTCCTTCTTGTTTTACCTCCAAAATTACATGACCCTCTATTATATTATGTAGAAGTTGCTTTTCCGTGCTATTCTTTCGCAATTTCATTATTTCGTAGAAACTTAAAGGTGAAATCAATTATCAAgaaatatcccaaaaaaaaaaatctaaccaatattaatcatatgttctaagaaaagaaaacttgaaAGTTACTTGCTTGTAATTCATAACCCATGGTGAATTGTTATTACAATGTGAAACTAAAATGGAAGCATGCAAACATGGAATATTAGCATGTAGTGCAATATCATGGGGCCGTGTTggcacaaaaaaaaatacacagtGAAAGCAATTTTAACACATATAAATATGTATGGGAAGAGAAGGACAATAAATACTCTATGATTTTAttaacacaaaatttaacaataaCAATATCAAGTCGTAATTTTTTGCTTTGATAACTCACAAATCTCAACTTAGAAGCTTTCCCTCAAACTCGCTCTTTAAAACTCGACTTGACTCAACTCAACTTGACTTGACTCTTCAAATAATAATAGCTTAGTTTAATTTCCATCAGGCTTGCTTCCAGGCCTCTCTCAAGGCGATATTTGTCTTGCCATAGCCCCCATCAAGCATAAGGTTGAGCCCACTCACATACTTAGATTCATCACTTGCTAGAAATACTACTGCCTATGCTACATCCTCAACCTCAAATACCGCATGCTTCAAATTTGCTGCCTGGTAAAACCATCCCTCTGCCTTCTCCTTTTCCACATTTCCAAATTCCCTCGTCAGCAATGGAGTTGGCAGGGCAAAAGGAGAAACACAATTGACTCTAATCCCATGTTGGCCTAATTCCATGCACAAGCTTTCACTAAGCCCTAAAAGGGCTTTCTTAGTCGTGGCATATACATGAGTCACATCTCCGGCTGTCACTGCACTAGAAGTGAAAATGATGCTTCCTTTCTTAGCAGGGATCATGACTTTTGCTGCATGTTTGGCACACATGAACGCACCGAAGACGTTAACGTTGAAAACCCTCATGTAATCATCGTAGCCGACATCCGATATGTTCTTACAGTTGTCGATGATGCCTGCGTTACTGAACATTATATCAAGCTTCCCGTGCTTGGCTATGGCTGTCTCCACTGCATTTTGGACATCAGATTCGTtactaacatcacaatggacgtAAGAAACAGCTTCCTTGCAGCCAAGATCTTCGCACAAGGCGCGGCCGAGTTCATCTTGGATATCAGCTATGATAACTTTTGCACCATGATGGACAAATAGCCTTGTGGTGCTTTCACCAATGCCGCTGGCTCCATCAGTGATTATTGCTACCTTGCCTTCTAGTCTTCTGGTGCTGGTCAAAGCCGTTGAAGAAGAGTCTCCTATTTCACTTTTCTGTAATTCAAATTTCCCTATGAAAATGCCAATGGATACACGATGAGATCTATTTTATAGAGACCAGATCAGTTTTTTCCGCTGAAAGATAATTAAAGAATTCAATTTCTTATTAGTTGTTGATGGgttgttaatatttatttaaatgGAACATTCACAGAAAACAATGTGGCCTTGTACCAGTTGACTTGAAGATGGCCACTATGAAAATGCCAAGAATACACGATGAGATCTGTTTTGTACCGACCAGATCCCTTTTTTTCTGCTGAAAAGATAATTAAATACTTTAATTCCTTATCAGTTATTGATGGGGTGTTAATATTTAAATGGAGCATTGACAGGAAACAAAGCGGCCTTGGATCAGTTGTTTTGAAGATGGCCACTATGAAAATGCCAAGGGATACACGATACGATCTGCTGAGCAATCAGATCTGCTTTTCGCtgaaagataattaaaaaatttaatttcttattagTTATTGATGGGGTGTTAATATTTAAATGGAACATTCACAAGAAAGCAAGGAGTCCTTGTATCAGTTCTTGACTTGAAGATGGGGATACACACGACACGGTGAGATCTGTTTTACGAATGTTTTTAtgctaaaatataattaaatattttaattctttattaGTTATTTATGGCATGTTAATTTTTAAATGGAACATCTATACTACATATAAAGGCTGAGGGAAGGGTTTAGGGTTAATATTGGAGTTAATATTTATCGTCAATTTATGAACTTTCTTTTTGATCTTATAAAAGCCACACACTTTTACTTTAATTACCTATAACTATCCAAAACTAATTTTACTTTTAAATATATGTTTTCAACATAATTACTCCTAAACATTATAACTAccaatataaaattattttatgaaaaatatttaaaagattaaagtttgcttcagtaataaaaattttactTAAAATATATGACCATAAATATcagatatatatttttttttgattgcaCACACATTGGATTGGATGTACATTGAGCACTAGTTCATATAAAACAAGGAGGGAGGCCTTGGATCAATTGACTTGAAGATGGCCAAGCCCAGCTCCGACCATGATAACAATGAATAATTTTGATTCTTGAATACTTTAGCAACATCTACGTTAAATGTCTAAGTATGAATGTAAGGTTTATGTGATTGTTATGTTCAGTTTTTCAACGTTAAGGTCCTCTCTTTTGTCGCTCTATTCCTGTTAAGGTATACAATAACGAAGCCATATTTCTCTAATCCTAAAAATCATAGAGTGTAAAGTTCCACAATTACGGTAGCATGTTCATAAATCATAAGTGTCTGGGCTATAACGTAAATTTCAGCAATTCTTCTAGCATTCTCAGGCTGATGCTTGATTTCTCGATTAacgtatttcttttctttcttaaaaatgaaaaacaaaaaaccaaaatacaagtagTTTACCGGACCTGAATTGCAAGCTTTTCGCCATGGCTACAATGTTCCTCCTAGCTAGGAGCAAAAAGTAAACAATCAAAAGGTCGTGTTCGTATGTCCATTGTCTCACTAAGGAAAATTAAAGTGCTTTTCGTTCAATTACTCGAGGAGAAGTTTTATGGCCATCATTGAGTAAAGGGCAAATTTCATTTTACCCTCCTGTGGTTTAGCGCTTTTTTACATAAACCCTCTATGGTtccaaaagctatacataaccccctcatggtttggattaaagtgtcaaagtgacgaaaatagtcattcgtaacggaatttctaaaaatattaaaattacccttataaatacatgacacattaaccccgtataatttttatattttaccatataacccccttatggtttaatattttaccatataacccccttatagtttttaaaatatacacataaccccctttgattaataaataatttttagctttacataagggtatttttgacattttaggtaaCTCCGTTAAGAATGATCATTtctgtcactttgacactttaatccaaatcgtgagggggttatgtatagtttttgaaaccatagggagTTTATGTAAAAAAGCGCTAAACCGCAGGAGGGTAAAATGGAATTTGCCCTTGAGTAAATATGCTAAGTGGACAATAAGAAAAGACGGTTTCAAAGTTGTGTGTTCCAATTACGCAAGCTCAAGAATATTAAATTAGGCGGCTGCAAAGGTCAAGAGCGTGATGTTTTAGTCAGGAATCTTTAGTAAATACAgtaatcacataagcataagaCATATTAATCATTTAACATTCAGACATATTAATAAGAATAATAGACAAATTAATAATCATTATAAActtttaaatcacaaatttAGAATAAGAATTGTTGTTTAGATAAACTAAGATCTACGTTACAATAGATGAAATTGTAAAGcactgaaaagaaaaggaaaaaatatagCTTACCTTGAAACAATGGAACTGGAGAAAGAGTCAATTCTTGAAATAAGTTAAATGGAGTGAGGTAAGATTGATACTTGATTAGAGTCAACACTtgtgatgttttttttttttttactaatagtcctaccatatatatatatatatatatatatatattgttcaAGTCATTTGTTATGAACAAAATTGTACTAGAGATTAAATTTCATTGTTTATATTTTGTCTCCTATCAGTATAATGTTTCTTTAGTTGCTATTTCAAAATTATGCtaattatatttaataaagATAAATTAGTGTTTTCTTAGGTGCTATTTAAAAGTTAATACCAAATGCTAAACATCTACTAACACTAAAGTAATGCTTCTGATAAActaacaaaaagaaatatagaGTTGGATTTCTACAGGGCACTCTTAGTaagataaattatttttttaaaaaaaaaatcatttgttgcTATTTCAaatagggttaattccactttgtccctcCAAACTTTGGATAATTACCtacttaagtccctaaatttcaaaatgggacacttaagtccctaaacttataaatacctcccacttaaggaaaattgttaacaaatcctgaatgccgttggtggtcgaagtgtcccattttataagggtttagggatttaagtgtcccattttataggttcagggacttaagtgggaggtatttataagtttagggatttaagtgtcccatttggaagtttagggacttaagtggataatcgtccaaagtttggggagacaaagtggaattaacccttgcaaatatatcaaaattaaAGTTGCATACTAAAGAAGCGCTGAGCTTCCCTGAACCGAGCTGACCTACCGAACTCGGCGTGCTGGCGAGAAACGCCTAtccaaaccctgcaaaacaaacaagaaagggtctctagggtgactagcGGGGGAGCCCCCAGGTGGTCCCCGAgagcactccgacggtcaagttagttttccggtgagtggaGTTCGCCGAGAGTAAAACCGCTGGGAGTGTTTTgccaatagtgagcgtaccttgtgCAGTTGGTGTGCGTTACCATTTATACCTGCCCgagagtccgacctccgtacgtttcgggacCTGCCCGGAATAGTCTCAATCCCGCGCCGAGGGGGATTCCCCCCGCCCTTTGCGCGATTGTTCTCTAGAGCCCTGGGGAGCCCTAGCGGCGGTGTGCCCCAGGATGGTTCCCATGGGCCTGGGGTCTAAGCCCAACTCTGGCCttcctgggctgccacgtgtctagGTCCAGGACGGGGTCTCTGCACAagccccctagattaggtagAGCTTCCAGACAGACCTAATCTACGCCCCCTGCCACGTGGGAGACCAGCGTCGCCCTGCTCTGCCATGGTCACCTCCGGCGCAGTGCTGTTTCTGAAAAGCTGCGCTCGCGTCCTTTCGGTTGTCGCGTCTCTTTGGTTTCCGTACTGCTCTTAAATGCGTTCACATGGGGACGGTTCAAATTCAAGCGGCCGTTTCCCCCCATTTCACTCCCTATAAATAGGGGCTTCCAGATTTCCTCCGACTCTATTTGCCATTTTCCTCTCTTCGTGTATTTTCTTACTCCCGGAAATTCCAGCGGCAGGACTTCCGGCCCACAGTGCCCAGACTCCGACGGTTCCTTCATCTTTTCCCATTCCATTCATCAGTAagttcttttccttccttcttcgctccctttttttctttgccGTCTTCTGCTTTTTATGTCGGATCGGTCCGGCGTTACTTCCACCGCATCCCGGGTTCCTGCCGATCGTAGAGCGCTTAGGATCCTTATCTCTTCTTCGTCTTCattctcatctt
It includes:
- the LOC113704797 gene encoding secoisolariciresinol dehydrogenase-like; the encoded protein is MRAEGEWTDGELMMTMGSSRLGMWKLGLEAEKEKRGGGEDEDENEDEEEIRILSALRSAGTRDAVEKSEIGDSSSTALTSTRRLEGKVAIITDGASGIGESTTRLFVHHGAKVIIADIQDELGRALCEDLGCKEAVSYVHCDVSNESDVQNAVETAIAKHGKLDIMFSNAGIIDNCKNISDVGYDDYMRVFNVNVFGAFMCAKHAAKVMIPAKKGSIIFTSSAVTAGDVTHVYATTKKALLGLSESLCMELGQHGIRVNCVSPFALPTPLLTREFGNVEKEKAEGWFYQAANLKHAVFEVEDVA